From Chloroflexota bacterium, one genomic window encodes:
- a CDS encoding SDR family oxidoreductase, which yields MVGLITGAGTGIGQAMALALAKRGATIILVGRRREPLLQTASLITQAGGQAWPIVCDLSDRQAVAALATQITQRYVQLDLLIHNAALLAGGAFDQLPESAILATLNANLLHPIWLTRQLLPKTVLIIGSTVSRVAMPGASLYSLSKAALEAWGLALAAEATIKIVRAYPPATKTAMTAAMAQQTVQRFPLAEANKVGEQIIQRYLAGETEIVLSASDRWLFRWQRVAPKFLQTLLKRYRQQLIKLWSAQDTKRTKN from the coding sequence ATGGTTGGGTTGATTACTGGGGCTGGCACGGGGATTGGTCAAGCCATGGCTTTGGCTTTGGCCAAACGTGGCGCAACAATTATTTTGGTTGGACGCCGCCGCGAACCGCTGCTGCAAACGGCCAGCTTGATCACCCAAGCAGGTGGGCAAGCGTGGCCGATCGTCTGTGATTTGAGCGATCGTCAAGCGGTTGCCGCCCTCGCCACTCAAATCACCCAACGTTATGTTCAGCTCGATCTCTTGATTCACAATGCGGCACTACTGGCGGGCGGTGCGTTTGATCAACTGCCAGAATCAGCAATCCTTGCAACCCTCAATGCCAATTTGCTGCACCCAATTTGGCTAACCCGCCAACTACTGCCAAAAACGGTACTGATTATCGGCAGCACGGTTAGCCGCGTGGCCATGCCTGGGGCCAGCTTGTATAGCCTGAGCAAAGCTGCGCTTGAGGCTTGGGGTTTGGCACTGGCAGCCGAAGCCACGATCAAGATTGTGCGGGCCTACCCCCCAGCCACCAAAACCGCCATGACCGCGGCTATGGCGCAACAAACTGTCCAACGCTTCCCACTCGCTGAAGCCAATAAAGTTGGCGAGCAAATTATCCAGCGCTATTTGGCAGGTGAAACCGAAATTGTACTGAGTGCTAGTGATCGCTGGCTATTTCGCTGGCAACGGGTTGCACCTAAATTCTTGCAAACCTTGCTCAAACGCTATCGTCAACAGCTAATCAAGCTTTGGAGTGCTCAAGACACGAAACGCACGAAGAATTGA
- a CDS encoding adenylate cyclase — protein sequence MSISDVLTMGYHFGQARWRWQRLNAERLPAFQATKARQLIAWVAQHSAFYRQHWQGHDLNDWRNLPAVDKGLMMANFREFNTLQVPAAAAFDLAQQAEQQRDFVPRLGDLTVGLSSGTSGHRGLFLVSAAEQLLWAGTILGRTLHQIKPTKIAFFLRANSNLYQQLGGRLIQFRYFDLTQALAPQIQTLNDYRPTIIVAPPALLLQLLAAAQNGQLTHRPERIISVADALASDEQQQLSNYFGIPIEQIYQATEGLLGISCAHGNLHLQEDIVAIDFEQLGQGRVTPYITDLWRRTQPIIRYRLNDVLRLSSQPCSCGSAFAVVEQIEGRRDDLCYFTCHGQRQAIFPDSLRRAMLLAHSAIQEYQIIQTHDDQLTITLMLAAAADEAVVGAAVEQQIKLHLADYGCTNCQMSINFAPIEYGLVNKRRRVIRQ from the coding sequence GTGAGTATCAGCGATGTGTTGACTATGGGCTACCATTTTGGGCAGGCACGTTGGCGTTGGCAACGGCTCAATGCCGAACGCTTGCCAGCCTTTCAAGCTACCAAAGCACGGCAATTGATTGCTTGGGTTGCCCAACACTCAGCCTTCTATCGCCAGCATTGGCAGGGCCACGACCTTAACGATTGGCGCAATTTGCCAGCCGTCGATAAAGGCTTGATGATGGCCAATTTTCGTGAATTCAACACGTTGCAAGTGCCAGCAGCGGCGGCCTTCGATTTGGCGCAACAAGCCGAGCAACAGCGTGATTTTGTGCCACGCTTGGGCGATCTGACGGTCGGGCTTTCGTCGGGCACATCGGGTCATCGCGGCTTATTTTTGGTGAGCGCCGCCGAGCAATTGCTGTGGGCTGGCACGATTTTAGGTCGCACATTGCACCAAATCAAGCCCACCAAAATCGCCTTTTTTCTGCGAGCCAACAGCAATCTCTATCAGCAGTTAGGCGGGCGTTTAATTCAATTTCGCTATTTTGACTTGACTCAAGCCTTAGCCCCACAGATTCAAACGCTCAACGACTATCGACCAACAATTATTGTAGCCCCACCAGCCTTGTTGCTGCAATTGCTAGCAGCGGCCCAAAACGGCCAATTGACCCATCGGCCTGAACGAATTATTAGTGTCGCCGATGCGTTGGCTAGCGATGAACAGCAACAACTCAGCAACTACTTTGGCATTCCAATTGAGCAAATCTACCAAGCAACCGAAGGTTTGCTGGGTATTTCGTGTGCTCACGGCAATTTGCACCTTCAAGAAGATATTGTAGCTATCGATTTTGAGCAGTTGGGTCAAGGCCGCGTTACACCGTATATCACCGATTTATGGCGACGGACTCAGCCGATTATTCGCTATCGTTTAAATGACGTATTGCGGTTGAGTTCGCAGCCATGTAGCTGTGGTAGCGCCTTTGCAGTGGTTGAGCAAATCGAGGGGCGGCGCGATGATCTCTGTTATTTCACCTGCCACGGCCAGCGTCAAGCGATCTTTCCTGATAGTTTGCGCCGTGCCATGCTCTTGGCGCATTCAGCCATCCAAGAATATCAAATCATCCAAACCCACGACGATCAACTTACGATCACATTGATGCTTGCGGCGGCGGCTGACGAGGCGGTGGTTGGCGCAGCAGTTGAGCAGCAGATTAAGCTGCATCTGGCGGATTATGGTTGTACAAATTGCCAAATGAGCATTAATTTTGCGCCAATCGAGTATGGCTTGGTCAATAAACGTCGGCGAGTGATTCGCCAATGA
- the tkt gene encoding transketolase, whose protein sequence is MTQAHTLDERAINTIRMLSVDGVQAANSGHPGLPMGAAAMAYVLWTRHLKHNPANPDWADRDRFVLSAGHGSMLLYSLLHLTGYDLSLDDLKNFRQWHSKTAGHPEYGYAAGIETTTGPLGQGFATGVGMAIAARHLAGTFNQPELEIVKHHIYAIVSDGDLEEGISAEAASLAGHLKLGELIYLYDDNEISIEGDTSIAFTEDVPARFRAYGWHVQEIDGLDPEQVDAALHAAKAVTDQPSLIVAHTVIGFGSPNRAGTAKAHGSPLGPDEVKLTKEALGWPLEPTFYIPEEVLAHFRQALDHGAAAEQAWNELLERYTAAHPEKAADFKQRMSGELPAGWDSTLPVWPADAKGVATRKSSETALNALAEQIPALIGGSADLAESTFTLIEHAQSFQADTPQGRNMHWGIREHAMVAAVNGMALHGGTIPYGATFLVFSDYCRASIRLAALMGIRTIQVFTHDSIGVGEDGPTHQPIEHIPSLRIIPNLNVMRPGDANETSQAWRVAVSHKGPTLLALTRQNLPTLDRTRYASAEGVAQGGYVLADSAGQPELIIIATGSELQHAVAAYEQLSGEGVKVRVVSMPSTLLFDAQSAEYRESVLPKAVTKRIAIEAAHPVTWYKYVGTEGDIIGIDHFGASAPINILMKEFGFTAENLIARAKALLAK, encoded by the coding sequence GTGACTCAAGCACATACACTCGATGAACGGGCCATCAATACAATCCGCATGTTGTCGGTTGATGGTGTGCAAGCGGCTAATTCGGGCCACCCAGGTTTACCAATGGGGGCAGCGGCCATGGCTTATGTGCTCTGGACGCGTCACCTTAAACATAATCCGGCTAATCCAGATTGGGCTGATCGCGACCGCTTTGTGCTGTCGGCAGGTCATGGCTCAATGCTGTTGTATAGTTTGTTGCATCTCACGGGCTATGATCTTTCACTCGATGATTTGAAGAATTTTCGCCAATGGCATAGCAAAACGGCTGGCCACCCAGAATATGGCTATGCCGCAGGCATCGAAACCACAACTGGGCCACTTGGTCAAGGGTTTGCCACGGGCGTGGGTATGGCGATTGCCGCCCGCCATTTAGCAGGCACGTTCAATCAGCCTGAACTCGAAATCGTCAAGCATCATATTTATGCGATTGTCTCCGATGGCGATTTGGAAGAGGGGATTAGCGCCGAAGCTGCTTCGTTGGCAGGTCACCTCAAATTAGGCGAACTTATCTATCTGTATGATGATAACGAAATTTCGATTGAAGGCGATACCTCAATTGCCTTCACCGAAGATGTGCCAGCGCGTTTCCGTGCTTATGGCTGGCATGTCCAAGAGATCGACGGGCTTGATCCTGAGCAAGTTGATGCGGCCTTGCATGCTGCCAAAGCGGTAACCGATCAGCCATCGTTGATTGTGGCTCACACCGTGATTGGCTTTGGCTCGCCCAATCGGGCTGGCACGGCCAAGGCCCACGGCTCGCCACTCGGCCCCGATGAAGTTAAATTGACCAAGGAAGCGCTTGGTTGGCCACTCGAACCAACCTTCTACATTCCTGAAGAAGTCTTGGCCCACTTCCGCCAAGCCTTGGATCACGGTGCGGCTGCTGAGCAAGCCTGGAACGAATTGCTCGAACGCTACACGGCGGCCCATCCTGAAAAAGCTGCTGATTTCAAGCAACGCATGTCGGGCGAATTGCCAGCAGGTTGGGATAGCACCTTACCGGTTTGGCCAGCTGATGCCAAAGGCGTGGCAACCCGCAAATCATCTGAAACCGCCTTGAACGCCTTGGCCGAGCAAATTCCAGCCTTGATTGGCGGCTCAGCCGATTTGGCCGAATCGACCTTTACCTTGATCGAGCATGCTCAATCGTTCCAAGCCGATACGCCGCAAGGCCGCAATATGCACTGGGGGATTCGTGAGCATGCCATGGTTGCCGCCGTCAACGGTATGGCCTTACATGGCGGCACAATTCCTTACGGCGCAACCTTCTTGGTTTTCAGCGATTATTGCCGCGCCTCGATTCGCTTGGCAGCCTTGATGGGCATTCGGACGATTCAAGTTTTTACTCACGATAGCATTGGGGTTGGCGAAGACGGCCCAACCCACCAGCCAATCGAACACATTCCATCGTTGCGAATTATCCCCAATTTGAATGTGATGCGGCCTGGTGATGCCAACGAAACCAGCCAAGCTTGGCGCGTGGCAGTAAGTCACAAAGGCCCAACGTTGCTGGCCTTGACCCGCCAAAACTTGCCAACCCTTGATCGCACCCGCTATGCCTCGGCAGAGGGTGTGGCTCAAGGTGGCTATGTCTTGGCTGATAGCGCTGGTCAACCAGAGTTGATCATCATTGCAACTGGCTCGGAATTGCAACATGCCGTCGCAGCCTACGAGCAATTGAGTGGCGAAGGAGTCAAGGTACGGGTGGTCAGTATGCCATCAACCTTGCTGTTTGATGCTCAGTCTGCGGAATATCGCGAGAGCGTGCTGCCCAAGGCTGTGACCAAACGGATTGCGATCGAAGCTGCGCATCCCGTGACCTGGTATAAATATGTTGGGACAGAGGGCGATATTATTGGGATTGATCACTTCGGTGCTTCAGCGCCAATTAATATCTTGATGAAAGAATTTGGCTTTACCGCCGAAAACCTGATTGCCCGTGCCAAGGCCTTGTTGGCCAAATAA
- a CDS encoding glycosyltransferase has protein sequence MNYCILALGSRGDVQPFIALALGLQAEGHQVVIAAAHDYRSLVESYGCRFAPLVGSIPALLDPEHMAVDLAAGRGAIIKQFLQQTPPIIRQLIADALAACQTADCLIVSSLGMWPALHLAEHLHIPVVLVHLHPYAASSQTAHHFAPQLAWPSYRRMSYRVAEQLQWQVLRMAFNQARQQILQRPSLSIGQLWQRSHNFQPPTLYAYSALVAPPPANWLDDGTITGYWSLAAATDWQAPTLVQQFLAAGSAPITISFGSMLHGQKRGAELSQLLTAASQKAKVRLIINQGWGDLAQGRLPSNCLAINGLAYTWLFEQVAAVVHHGGAGVTATAFGAGKPALVTPFLGDQYFWGQRVYDLKAGPAPVPANQLQITQLANLLRSLIERDDYHAAAQQLATQLAQEQGVTKAIAWLKQRF, from the coding sequence ATGAATTATTGTATCTTGGCGCTTGGTTCGCGCGGCGATGTCCAACCATTTATCGCCTTGGCGCTTGGTTTGCAAGCTGAGGGTCATCAGGTCGTGATCGCCGCTGCCCATGATTATCGCAGTTTGGTTGAAAGCTATGGCTGCCGTTTTGCCCCGTTGGTTGGCTCAATTCCGGCCTTGCTCGACCCTGAGCACATGGCGGTGGACTTGGCAGCAGGTCGCGGCGCAATCATCAAACAATTTCTTCAACAAACGCCACCGATTATTCGTCAATTAATCGCTGATGCCCTAGCAGCCTGCCAAACTGCCGATTGTTTGATCGTTTCCAGTTTGGGGATGTGGCCAGCGCTGCATCTAGCTGAGCATTTGCACATTCCCGTGGTTTTGGTACATCTGCACCCTTATGCTGCTAGCAGCCAAACCGCCCATCATTTTGCGCCGCAACTGGCATGGCCGAGCTATCGCCGAATGAGCTATCGCGTGGCCGAGCAATTGCAATGGCAAGTCTTGCGCATGGCCTTTAATCAAGCACGTCAGCAAATATTGCAACGCCCAAGCCTAAGTATCGGCCAACTATGGCAACGAAGTCACAATTTTCAGCCACCAACCTTGTATGCCTATAGCGCGTTGGTCGCTCCGCCGCCAGCAAATTGGCTTGACGATGGCACGATCACAGGCTATTGGTCGCTGGCTGCGGCGACAGATTGGCAAGCACCAACGCTAGTACAGCAATTTCTGGCAGCAGGCTCAGCGCCAATCACCATTAGTTTTGGCAGCATGCTGCATGGTCAAAAGCGTGGTGCCGAATTGAGCCAATTGCTGACTGCTGCCAGCCAAAAAGCCAAAGTACGCTTAATTATCAACCAAGGCTGGGGCGATTTAGCTCAGGGCAGGTTGCCCAGCAACTGTTTGGCAATCAATGGCCTAGCGTATACTTGGTTATTTGAGCAGGTAGCGGCGGTTGTGCATCATGGCGGGGCGGGCGTAACCGCTACAGCCTTCGGTGCAGGCAAGCCCGCCTTGGTCACGCCATTTTTGGGCGACCAATACTTTTGGGGTCAGCGGGTGTATGATCTTAAAGCGGGGCCAGCGCCTGTGCCAGCCAACCAATTGCAAATTACGCAGCTCGCTAATTTGCTGCGCAGCTTGATTGAGCGCGATGATTATCATGCAGCAGCGCAGCAGCTTGCGACCCAATTAGCCCAAGAGCAAGGCGTAACCAAGGCCATAGCTTGGTTAAAACAACGATTTTGA
- the rpiB gene encoding ribose 5-phosphate isomerase B translates to MKIAVGTDHGGLILKQAVIEEVQRLGHEVLDFGTDSPASVDYPDFAAAVGNAVVSGQAERGIAICGSGVGVTVAANKIKGVRACLCHDTYSAHQGVEHDDLNVLCLGGRVIGPALAGEIVQAFLSATFHNEARFTRRLDKVIALENQ, encoded by the coding sequence ATGAAAATTGCGGTCGGAACCGATCATGGTGGCTTGATTTTGAAGCAAGCAGTGATTGAAGAAGTGCAACGGCTAGGCCACGAGGTGCTCGATTTTGGCACCGACTCACCTGCCTCGGTCGATTATCCCGATTTTGCTGCGGCTGTGGGTAATGCTGTGGTGAGTGGCCAAGCCGAACGTGGCATCGCAATTTGCGGCAGTGGCGTTGGCGTGACTGTTGCCGCCAATAAAATTAAAGGCGTGCGGGCTTGTTTATGCCACGACACCTACTCGGCGCATCAAGGCGTTGAGCACGACGATCTGAATGTGTTATGTTTGGGCGGACGGGTGATTGGCCCAGCCTTGGCTGGCGAAATTGTCCAAGCATTTTTGAGCGCCACCTTTCACAATGAAGCTCGCTTTACTCGACGCTTGGATAAAGTGATTGCCTTAGAAAACCAATAG
- a CDS encoding ketoacyl-ACP synthase III: MQFPLRIAGIGAYLPATIVTTSELAERFGVDPGLIERITGIRERRYAGAETALTMATQAAQQALANANYALDSIDLIVVASAGMHQAIPCTAALLQNALQAPVGRSACFDLNATCMSFMLALQLLAPLINSGVYQRVLLVSSERASVSLNPHEWESTALFGDAAAAVVLERGDGSSSLQHSQFATWSNGSDLIQVRGGGTAQHPNAADTTPDMNWFMMQGPLAFRFVLREMQQFVEHFLAELGWQNSEIDAVIPHQANRHAIEQVQARLGFRSDQVISNLATRGNCVSVSVPLALAEAVAAGRIQRGNRLVLLGSGAGITLGAVALIY; encoded by the coding sequence ATGCAGTTTCCTCTGCGCATCGCCGGAATCGGCGCGTACTTACCAGCCACCATTGTTACCACCAGCGAGCTAGCCGAGCGCTTTGGCGTTGATCCAGGCTTAATTGAGCGAATCACGGGCATTCGTGAGCGCCGTTACGCTGGAGCTGAAACTGCCTTGACCATGGCCACCCAAGCCGCCCAGCAAGCGCTAGCCAACGCCAATTATGCGCTTGATAGCATCGATTTAATTGTGGTGGCTTCGGCTGGCATGCACCAAGCCATCCCATGCACAGCGGCCTTATTGCAAAACGCCTTGCAAGCACCAGTTGGCCGTAGTGCCTGCTTCGATTTGAATGCAACCTGTATGAGTTTTATGCTGGCATTGCAATTGTTAGCACCATTAATTAATAGTGGGGTCTATCAACGCGTGCTGTTAGTCAGCAGCGAACGCGCTTCCGTTTCGCTCAATCCGCATGAATGGGAATCGACAGCGCTGTTTGGCGATGCAGCGGCGGCAGTGGTGTTGGAACGCGGCGATGGCAGCAGCAGCCTGCAACATAGCCAATTTGCCACCTGGAGCAATGGCAGCGATTTGATTCAGGTGCGCGGCGGCGGCACGGCTCAGCATCCCAACGCTGCCGATACCACGCCCGACATGAATTGGTTTATGATGCAAGGGCCGTTGGCGTTTCGCTTTGTTTTGCGCGAAATGCAGCAGTTTGTTGAGCATTTTTTGGCCGAGCTGGGTTGGCAAAATAGTGAAATTGATGCAGTTATTCCCCATCAAGCCAACCGCCATGCGATCGAGCAAGTGCAAGCACGTTTGGGTTTTCGGTCTGATCAAGTGATTAGCAATCTCGCTACCCGGGGCAATTGCGTTTCGGTATCCGTGCCCTTAGCCTTGGCCGAAGCAGTTGCGGCTGGCCGAATTCAGCGCGGCAACCGCTTGGTGCTGCTTGGCTCTGGCGCTGGAATTACCTTGGGTGCTGTGGCTTTGATTTACTAG
- a CDS encoding AAA family ATPase gives MLTKLIIHNFKRFDHVEIDLGNPVIFIGPNNSGKTTALQALALWDMGLRRWREKRLGKTAPEQRSGVTINRRDFVSLPVPDANLLWRDLRVRKQKANSQNGTENIRIDIIVEGITNGEAWQCGFEFDYANEESFYCRPLRITNDLNQRMPVPEAAYTTKVAFLPPMSGLAANELRLDVGAINVRIGEGRTAEVLRNLCYSVYQQHPEQWQSLIQHIHILFGVTLNPPVYISERGEIVMDYKTNSGRNLDLSTSGRGLQQMLLLLTYLMTNPKTVLLLDEPDAHLEILRQRQLYNVLNDLARINQCQIVAASHSEIILNEAADRDVVVAFVGKPHRIDDRSSTLQQVAKSLKELGFDQYYQAEQKGWVLYIEGSTDLEILRSLAQRLNHPAKHYLEQPFVHFINANQPQKARDHFYGLREAKANLVGICILDRVDKVFNSREALHFTTWSKREIENYICYPESIQGYIRDFFKEESPGQLENIIEKLDSIIQELEKAFKLLNGISPWDDSVKVSDQFLNRVFEHFFSSINISNLLRKTDFHRLVPFVPFDKIDPEITQKLNLLVEVAQRAVIDETE, from the coding sequence ATGCTGACAAAACTTATCATTCATAACTTCAAACGGTTTGATCATGTTGAAATAGATTTAGGAAATCCAGTTATTTTTATTGGCCCGAACAATTCTGGTAAAACAACTGCCTTACAAGCATTGGCGTTATGGGATATGGGGCTACGTCGTTGGCGCGAAAAACGACTGGGTAAAACCGCACCTGAACAACGGTCTGGTGTCACCATCAATCGGCGGGATTTTGTGTCACTGCCAGTCCCTGATGCAAATTTATTATGGCGTGATTTACGGGTGCGCAAACAAAAAGCAAATTCACAGAATGGTACTGAGAATATTCGAATCGATATTATCGTTGAAGGCATAACCAATGGTGAGGCTTGGCAATGTGGCTTTGAATTTGATTATGCAAATGAAGAATCATTTTATTGCCGACCGCTACGAATTACAAATGATCTGAATCAGCGGATGCCTGTGCCAGAAGCTGCATATACAACCAAGGTTGCCTTTCTGCCGCCAATGTCTGGTTTAGCTGCCAATGAATTACGTTTAGATGTTGGTGCAATTAATGTGCGTATTGGCGAAGGACGCACTGCTGAAGTATTACGAAATCTTTGTTATAGCGTTTATCAACAACATCCTGAACAATGGCAGAGCTTAATTCAGCATATCCATATATTATTTGGAGTAACCCTTAATCCACCAGTCTATATCAGTGAACGTGGTGAGATTGTGATGGATTATAAAACAAATTCCGGGCGTAATTTAGATCTATCGACGAGTGGTCGCGGCCTGCAACAGATGTTGCTTTTATTGACCTATTTAATGACAAATCCTAAAACCGTATTGCTTTTAGATGAACCAGATGCTCATTTAGAAATCTTACGCCAACGCCAGCTGTATAATGTTTTAAATGATCTGGCTAGAATCAATCAATGTCAGATTGTGGCGGCTAGTCATTCAGAGATTATCTTGAATGAAGCAGCAGATCGTGATGTTGTCGTGGCATTTGTTGGTAAACCTCATCGGATTGATGACCGCAGTTCAACATTACAGCAGGTTGCAAAATCGTTGAAGGAGCTTGGTTTTGACCAATATTATCAGGCTGAACAAAAAGGTTGGGTTTTATATATTGAAGGCTCAACTGATTTAGAAATTCTACGTTCTTTGGCTCAGCGATTAAACCATCCAGCGAAGCATTATTTGGAACAGCCATTTGTCCATTTTATTAATGCCAATCAGCCTCAAAAAGCGCGTGATCATTTCTATGGTTTGCGCGAGGCTAAAGCCAATTTAGTCGGTATTTGTATTCTTGATCGAGTTGATAAGGTTTTCAATAGTCGTGAAGCGCTGCATTTTACCACATGGTCAAAGCGTGAAATTGAAAATTATATTTGCTACCCTGAATCAATCCAGGGATATATTCGTGATTTTTTCAAAGAGGAATCGCCTGGACAGCTTGAGAATATCATAGAAAAGCTTGACAGTATTATTCAAGAATTAGAAAAAGCTTTTAAACTCCTTAATGGTATATCCCCATGGGATGATAGTGTAAAAGTCTCTGATCAATTTCTTAATCGGGTTTTTGAACACTTTTTTAGTTCAATTAACATAAGTAATCTGTTACGCAAAACAGATTTTCATCGGCTTGTACCATTTGTTCCATTCGATAAAATTGACCCTGAAATAACTCAAAAACTCAACTTGCTCGTTGAGGTGGCCCAACGAGCAGTGATTGATGAAACGGAATAG
- a CDS encoding MBL fold metallo-hydrolase — MQVILLDTGICRVPEFHVLRDGSRRMLDCHAVVALIEHPQRGWGLFDVGYSQAMISATQHLPWSLYRQATPLQLAPELEVVNQLPRYGLSAADIGWIVLSHAHADHVAALADFPQAQIYMSATAFELLSQVQGIDALRRGIIPHLFPQGWHQRLHLIHEFRDQPLFALGNTHDLFGDSLLRLVELPGHAQGQIGMYIANSRPILLAADGAWHSRAIREQVLPHPITYFMIDDAKAMATTLARLSAFAQAYPEVLIVPCHCPEIYASEVATA; from the coding sequence ATGCAAGTGATATTACTGGATACTGGAATTTGTCGCGTCCCCGAATTTCATGTGCTGCGTGATGGCAGTCGCCGCATGCTCGATTGCCATGCAGTTGTGGCCTTGATTGAGCATCCTCAACGTGGCTGGGGCTTGTTTGATGTTGGGTATAGCCAAGCGATGATCAGCGCAACCCAGCATTTGCCGTGGTCGCTCTATCGCCAGGCAACGCCCTTGCAATTAGCGCCTGAATTAGAAGTAGTCAATCAATTGCCACGCTATGGCTTGAGCGCCGCCGATATTGGTTGGATTGTGCTTTCGCATGCTCACGCCGACCATGTAGCCGCTTTGGCCGATTTTCCGCAAGCCCAAATTTACATGTCAGCCACGGCTTTTGAATTGCTCAGCCAGGTTCAAGGGATTGATGCCTTGCGACGGGGGATTATTCCCCATTTGTTTCCCCAAGGTTGGCATCAACGACTACATTTAATTCATGAATTTCGCGACCAACCCCTGTTTGCCTTGGGCAATACCCACGATTTGTTTGGCGATAGCTTGTTACGTTTGGTCGAATTGCCTGGCCATGCACAGGGCCAAATCGGCATGTATATCGCCAATTCGCGCCCAATCTTGTTGGCAGCCGATGGCGCTTGGCATTCGCGGGCAATTCGCGAACAAGTGTTGCCCCACCCAATCACCTATTTTATGATCGACGATGCCAAGGCCATGGCCACAACGTTGGCCCGTTTGAGCGCCTTTGCCCAAGCCTACCCTGAAGTGCTGATTGTGCCCTGTCATTGCCCAGAAATTTATGCCAGCGAGGTTGCGACGGCGTGA
- a CDS encoding DUF58 domain-containing protein — protein sequence MRFKTTSGASGDLFNPEFLARIERLALRSRRNLRGGLSGEHASRRRLPAPTFSDHRAYSPGDDLRHVDWFAYARHEDLHLKLGETEQDINVTIALDCSASLDWGHGELHKGRYALRLAAMLGYLGLTSNDQTTIWPFTSKLIKPFGPMVSRARGPDMLRYLSNLNWAEQTSFTPITQAVRRSAGGMLLIISDLWTSDLEPLLRVAAPPVWQVVVLHLLHPEEIKPTLTGPVEFEDSETGQVLALELDQQTHKAYREKLVRWVRMHEQVCQRYGATYAGIRTDRPLEQSILPFLRRRGIIGL from the coding sequence ATGCGATTCAAGACTACTTCGGGCGCTAGCGGCGATCTGTTCAACCCAGAATTTTTAGCGCGGATCGAGCGTTTGGCCTTGCGTTCGCGCCGTAACTTGCGCGGTGGGCTGAGCGGCGAACATGCCTCACGCCGCCGCTTGCCAGCGCCAACATTTAGTGATCATCGCGCCTACAGCCCAGGCGACGATCTGCGCCACGTCGATTGGTTTGCCTATGCCCGTCACGAAGATTTGCATCTCAAACTGGGCGAAACTGAGCAAGATATCAATGTAACGATTGCCTTGGATTGCTCGGCCTCATTGGATTGGGGCCATGGTGAGTTGCATAAAGGCCGTTATGCCTTGCGCTTAGCGGCGATGCTGGGCTACCTCGGCCTAACATCAAACGATCAAACCACAATCTGGCCCTTCACCAGCAAGTTAATCAAGCCATTTGGGCCGATGGTTAGTCGGGCGCGTGGCCCCGATATGCTGCGTTATTTGAGCAATTTGAATTGGGCTGAACAAACCTCATTCACGCCAATTACGCAAGCAGTTCGACGCAGTGCTGGCGGCATGCTTTTAATTATTTCCGATTTATGGACGAGTGATTTAGAGCCATTATTGCGGGTTGCGGCCCCACCAGTTTGGCAAGTTGTCGTCTTGCATCTGCTTCACCCCGAAGAAATCAAGCCAACCTTAACTGGCCCAGTCGAATTCGAGGATAGCGAAACTGGCCAAGTGCTGGCGCTTGAACTTGATCAACAAACCCACAAAGCCTATCGCGAAAAATTAGTTCGTTGGGTACGCATGCACGAACAAGTATGTCAGCGCTATGGCGCAACCTATGCTGGCATCCGCACTGATCGCCCACTCGAACAAAGTATCTTGCCCTTCTTGCGTCGGCGCGGCATTATTGGACTATAA